A window of Phycisphaeraceae bacterium genomic DNA:
GCCATCACCTCGCCGTTGATGCCTTCGACGTTGAGGCCGGCTTCGAGGCACATGTCCAGGTGTTCATCGACCAGTTGGCGGCCGAAGGCATTCTGGGCACCGACCGAGCAGTAGTACGGTCCTTGGGGGCGCGGGTAGCCACCCGGGGGGAAGCCGATGGGCAGACCGGTGTCCGGGTCCATGAGCGTGTATTCCTGCTCGAATCCGAACCAGAAATCGTTGTCATCGTCGTCGATCAGTGCCCTGCCGTTGGATTCATGCGGCGTGCCGTCGGGGTTGAGCACCTCGGTCATGACGAGGTAGCCGTTCTGACGGTCGGGGTCGGGGCAGACAAAGACGGGCTTGAGCAGGCAGTCGGAGCTGCCGCCCTCGGCCTGTTGGGTCGAGGAACCATCGAAGGACCACATCGGGCAGTCCTCCAGCTTCCCGCTGAAATCTTTGACGACCTGCGTCTTGCTGCGAAGGCCTTGAGTCGGCTTGTAGCCGTCCAGCCAGATGTATTCCAGTTTCGATTTACTCATAGTCGTTTCACTCTCCTTAAAAAGATAAAAAGATTACGATGGGTCATTTTTCGTTTCTTCTGTGACCCATGGGCAGGGCTCAGTTGCTGAGTGTCTAGCCACACCCCTGGCACAGGTTTGGGGCCTAAGACACGTGCCAAATTGAGGTGAGCTCGAGTTCATAACGTAGTTGTAGCCGAAATCTGCGGACTGTGCCTAGAGAGACTGCCTAATTTCGATGCATTTTCTTGATCTTTACGGCCCTGCTGCGCACAAAGTAAGCATTGCGCTAACCCAGTGTGTATTTATAGCAGTATAACACGCTCTATGCCAAACAATTCAGCGGCACATGGTCCGATATGCTCGTGCCCGCGGTCACTGTCCCCACATCTCAATCATCACGAGTGATGTCTGGTTGGTGACCCTATGACCTAGCGGGAGATCAGCGAGCGGCGCTCCAAGACAAAGCCTGCGGTTGGGCCGAGGACGGGGGCAGCGCAGCCAGGGTTTCCCAGCAAGATCGCGGTCAAAGACAAACTCTGGAGGCCGAGAGGGGACCTACGAGCTCATCGTTGTTGAGGTGGGGAGGACAGGAGGCGTGGATCGGGAGAATCAGGCGACCGCTTCGGCGAGCTGGAGTTCTTCGATCGCGACGGACATGCGGACGAGTTCGGCGAGGCTGGTGGCGTGCATCTTCTGCATCACGTGGGCGCGATGGACCTCGACGGTCTTCTGAGACAGGCCGAGTTCGGTGGCGATCTGCTTGTTAAGCATCCCGCGCACGACCATCTTCATCACCGTGGACTCACGGGGCGTCAGGGAATCAAGCCGCTCACAGATCGAGCGGATCTGGATATCTTCGGATTGCTGACGCTCACAGGCCTCCAGAGTCTGGTGCACACGCGAGAGCAGGACTTCGCGTGGGAACGGTTTCTCGACGAAGTCGATCGCCCCGGCTTTCATCGAGCGGACAGCGTCGGTCACGTCGGCGTGGCCGGAGATCATGATGACCTTGAGCGTCGCCTCGGACTCGGCGAGTTTCTCCATGAGATCGACGCCTGACATCCCCGGCAAGCGAACATCGAGCAGGACGCAGCCGGTGGTCTCGAGGGTCAGGGACTCTAGAAACGTATCGGCGTCGGGGTAGAGCAGGACGGTAAGACCTTCTGATTCGAGCAACCAACGCAGCGAGTCACGAACAGCGGGGTCATCGTCGATAACGTGCACGGGAATCGAGTTGCGGTCTGGAAGTTGCATGGTGATCACTCCTACCCCGTATTCGGACGAACCTCACCCCTGAGGTCATCTAACAGTTTAATCGATTCTGTCCCCATCGAAAAGCCTAAAACGACTTAAACGGTCAGATCGTCAGATGGGGTCACGGGGAGTTCGATGATCATCTCAAGGCCAGAAGGCATCCGGCGGTGGGCGGAGAGGCAGCCACGCTGGGCCTCGATGATGCGCTTGGCGATGGCCAGACCGATGCCCATGCCCTCTTTTTTCGTCGTGTAGAACGGCTCGAAAATGCGGATGAG
This region includes:
- a CDS encoding response regulator; the encoded protein is MQLPDRNSIPVHVIDDDPAVRDSLRWLLESEGLTVLLYPDADTFLESLTLETTGCVLLDVRLPGMSGVDLMEKLAESEATLKVIMISGHADVTDAVRSMKAGAIDFVEKPFPREVLLSRVHQTLEACERQQSEDIQIRSICERLDSLTPRESTVMKMVVRGMLNKQIATELGLSQKTVEVHRAHVMQKMHATSLAELVRMSVAIEELQLAEAVA
- a CDS encoding glutamine synthetase beta-grasp domain-containing protein; the encoded protein is MSKSKLEYIWLDGYKPTQGLRSKTQVVKDFSGKLEDCPMWSFDGSSTQQAEGGSSDCLLKPVFVCPDPDRQNGYLVMTEVLNPDGTPHESNGRALIDDDDNDFWFGFEQEYTLMDPDTGLPIGFPPGGYPRPQGPYYCSVGAQNAFGRQLVDEHLDMCLEAGLNVEGINGEVMAGQWEFQGFAKGAAQAGDEMWIGRYLLERCGEKYNLAISWHCKPVKGDWNGSGMHANFSNEVMRTAGKKEVFDKICQAFGTQDRIKAHIAVYGADNDQRLTGLHETQSIDKFSYGVSDRGASIRIPIGTVEAGYKGRLEDRRPNSQADPYKVAAAIIKTVKTACDKLGV